The following proteins come from a genomic window of Diceros bicornis minor isolate mBicDic1 chromosome 4, mDicBic1.mat.cur, whole genome shotgun sequence:
- the LOC131404143 gene encoding guanylate-binding protein 6-like, which translates to MASGPNMMAPICLVENNNEKLSVNQKAIEILEKISQPLVVVAIVGLYRTGKSYLMNRLAGQNDGFPLGSTVQSETKGIWMWCVPHPSKLNHTLVLLDTEGLGDVEKGDPKNDSWIFALAVLLCSSFVYNSMSTINHQALEQLHYVTELTELIRAKSCPRPDEVEDSTEFVSFFPDFIWAVRDFTLELKLNGHPITEDEYLENALKLIPGWNPKARESNLSRECIRKFFPKRKCFVFDRPTNDKALLANIEKVSENQLDPKFLEQTSNFCSYIFTCARTKTLREGIMVTGNRLRTLVVTYVDSINSGAVPCLENAVRTLAQLENSAAVQKAADHYSEQMAQQVNLPTDTLQELLDLHAACERDAIAIFMEHSFKDENQEFHKNLVEILQNKKEGFLRWNEEASVKYCQAKLDELSKALMESISSGTFSVPGGHKLYVETKERIEQDYQQVPRKGVKANEVLQSFLQSQVAIENSILQADKALTEGEKAAAVERAKKEAAEKEQELLRQKLQEQEQQMEAQKRSLQENIAQLEKKLVWEREILTRQYNMMLEHTLKVQRDLLNEGFRKKAEEMSAEIDRLKNVIDTAKSDNTPWIAAILDKFGNKIISLSSARARLLGNLLKGISLLFTKN; encoded by the exons ATGGCATCTGGACCCAACATGATGGCCCCCATTTGTCTGGTGGAAAACAACAATGAGAAGCTGTCAGTGAACCAGAAAGCTATAGAGATTCTTGAAAAGATTTCTCAACCATTGGTGGTGGTGGCCATTGTAGGACTGTATCGTACGGGTAAATCCTACTTGATGAACCGTCTTGCAGGCCAGAATGATG GTTTCCCTCTGGGCTCTACTGTGCAGTCTGAAACCAAGGGTATCTGGATGTGGTGTGTGCCTCACCCCTCCAAGCTGAACCACACCCTGGTTCTTCTGGACACTGAGGGCCTGGGGGATGTGGAAAAG GGCGACCCTAAGAATGACTCGTGGATCTTTGCCCTGGCCGTGCTTCTGTGTAGCAGCTTTGTCTACAACAGCATGAGCACCATCAACCACCAGGCCCTGGAGCAGCTGCA TTATGTGACAGAGCTCACAGAACTCATCAGGGCAAAGTCCTGCCCAAGACCTGATGAAGTAGAAGATTCCACAGAGTTTGTGAGTTTCTTTCCAGACTTTATCTGGGCTGTTCGGGATTTCACCTTAGAGCTGAAGTTAAATGGTCACCCTATCACAGAAGATGAGTATCTGGAGAATGCCTTGAAGCTGATTCCAG GCTGGAACCCCAAAGCCCGAGAATCCAATCTATCCAGAGAGTGCATCAGGAAATTCTTTCCAAAACGGAAATGTTTTGTGTTTGACCGGCCAACAAATGACAAAGCACTCCTAGCCAATATTGAGAAAGTGTCAGAAAACCAACTGGATCCTAAATTCCTGGAACAAACAAGCAATTTCTGTTCTTATATCTTCACCTGTGCAAGAACTAAGACCCTCAGAGAGGGAATCATGGTCACTGGGAATC GGCTGAGGACTCTGGTGGTGACCTACGTGGATAGCATCAATAGTGGAGCAGTGCCTTGTCTGGAGAACGCAGTGAGAACTCTGGCCCAGCTTGAGAACTCAGCGGCCGTGCAGAAAGCAGCTGACCACTACAGTGAACAGATGGCCCAGCAAGTGAACTTGCCCACAGACACACTCCAGGAGTTGCTGGACCTGCACGCAGCCTGTGAGAGAGATGCCATTGCAATTTTCATGGAGCACTCCTTCAAGGATGAAAACCAGGAGTTCCACAAGAACCTTGTG GAAATCCTACAGAATAAGAAGGAGGGTTTCTTGAGGTGGAATGAAGAGGCATCTGTTAAATACTGCCAGGCTAAACTTGATGAGCTTTCAAAGGCCCTAATGGAAAGCATTTCATCAGGAACTTTCTCTGTTCCTGGAGGACACAAGCTCTATGTAGAAACAAAGGAAAGGATTGAACAGGACTATCAGCAAGTGCCCAGGAAAGGAGTGAAG GCGAACGAGGTCCTCCAGAGCTTCCTGCAGTCGCAGGTGGCAATAGAGAACTCCATCTTGCAGGCAGATAAAGCCCTCACTGAAGGAGAGAAGGCTGCAGCAG TGGAGCGGGCCaagaaggaggcagctgagaaggAACAGGAGCTGCTAAGACAGAAACTACAGGAGCAGGAGCAGCAGATGGAGGCGCAAAAGAGGAGTCTCCAGGAAAACATAGCTCAATTGGAAAAGAAGCTGGTGTGGGAAAGAGAAATCCTAACGAGACAGTATAATATGATGCTGGAGCATACACTGAAG gtccaAAGAGATCTCCTTAATGAAGGATTTAGGAAGAAAGCTGAAGAGATGAGCGCAGAGATAGATCGCTTGAAAAATGTGATTGATACTGCTAAAAGTGATAATACTCCCTGGATTGCAGCAATCTTGGACAAATTTGGCAATAAGATCATTTCACTATCTTCTGCTCGTGCCAGACTTCTTGGTAATCTTTTGAAAGGCATAAGCTTACTATTTACAAAGAATTag